Proteins from a single region of Pseudomonadota bacterium:
- a CDS encoding phasin has product MAARKSPAKAAQAKVADVMETIESNVTELFPMSTADVPEAFRDMAEKSVAQARDGYAKMKAAAEDATDMLEEGFETARTNSMTLSTTSLDAMKSNVDASFAFLKDFMNVKSVSEAVELQTAFARERFDATTAQAKDMQTTVTKMTEDATKPMKDAVAKSMDAFKAA; this is encoded by the coding sequence ATGGCTGCTCGTAAATCACCCGCAAAGGCCGCTCAGGCGAAAGTCGCTGATGTGATGGAAACCATCGAAAGCAACGTGACCGAACTGTTCCCAATGTCGACGGCTGACGTGCCCGAAGCATTCCGGGATATGGCTGAAAAGTCCGTCGCTCAGGCCCGCGATGGCTATGCCAAAATGAAAGCGGCCGCTGAAGATGCGACCGATATGCTCGAAGAGGGTTTCGAAACCGCTCGGACAAACTCCATGACCCTGTCGACAACGTCGCTCGATGCGATGAAGTCCAATGTGGATGCATCTTTTGCGTTCCTCAAAGACTTCATGAACGTCAAAAGCGTTTCGGAAGCTGTCGAATTGCAGACCGCGTTTGCCCGTGAGCGTTTCGATGCAACAACCGCCCAGGCCAAGGACATGCAGACGACGGTTACCAAGATGACCGAAGATGCAACCAAGCCGATGAAGGATGCTGTTGCCAAGTCCATGGATGCCTTCAAGGCGGCCTGA
- a CDS encoding phasin family protein, translated as MRDFADQSVGQARKAFDTFMANAQDAIGKVEVSASSAQAAGSDMQKEAMSFAETQVADAFDLAQKMVRAKDAQELMTIQANYMRQQMEAMTKQGKEMGDKMTAVAQEAAKSMKP; from the coding sequence ATGCGCGATTTTGCTGATCAGAGCGTTGGCCAGGCGCGAAAAGCCTTCGATACTTTTATGGCCAACGCCCAGGATGCGATCGGCAAAGTTGAAGTGAGTGCAAGCAGCGCTCAGGCCGCTGGCAGTGATATGCAAAAGGAAGCGATGTCCTTTGCTGAAACGCAGGTCGCCGATGCTTTCGATTTAGCGCAAAAAATGGTGCGCGCGAAAGATGCCCAGGAATTGATGACCATTCAGGCGAACTACATGCGCCAGCAGATGGAAGCTATGACCAAACAGGGCAAAGAGATGGGTGACAAGATGACAGCCGTCGCGCAGGAAGCGGCCAAATCTATGAAGCCCTGA
- a CDS encoding histidine kinase dimerization/phospho-acceptor domain-containing protein, producing MIGNQPGSDELDAAARELLADHGGRPAWVFSADGDTLIWANDDGLALLLADSMQTARAAGIKPTVPATRSLQAVARTPVQSAGRGRIEILRINTGGQQETLVATCKPIELAGQRVVLALGSLRNTRSLRQTVAPPTEPRSREVATNTIMNPRPSSVDAGRQLPEQSVRIDAQGRRHSASEFEFQPRSRPHRFSFTIELDGRIAGLSSGLADAVGEDRGLNDGETASLAVAERTLDATPALVRALANRQRFSEQTVLWPVTNTLLAVPVRLSGFGEDDGSLRVFGTVLTAKAQSAVSAEAVAEPAVKSDTANVEPEPPLASDVSPIANPEETILVDATSNQTDASGLLDAAAAIVSGFKSGLSKTVMSEQSESPGSAIEAPNTDTPTTGDASQVADRDGLPEVDDAPWDGLSDADGDRVAEEPTLLEPADDASVPDQVYQERVAAEQPPVLTNMDHGATASGGQVALEGADADEVKTSVASIEAPEPNTETQSAASAVETNPSLSRPERLTFQEIARRLGARITGRDDSEKPQEAIPTNIDEVETMPAEQADVPAPERLLSTSTTASPFSEEQIGVGTSDEQDVLDTDLTNSTPGDGDADISEPDEIDDLDDLVDGDEVFDGEERRTSLPPRLRVVDRNTTPQDALRAVEETIGPRTTGQILPFRVVEGTAERQLLDRIPLGLIVYADDKLLYANKTALDMIGLQSIDALRAYSRVEKLFEGGMAGRDGAMTLLRLDGTKTRVTGRLQSIRWDNQPAALLSIQDARGDRSTAVSMPATAALASAADQPTTRERSQALQLVQAQVAELEAIIDLASDGVVTLDRTGEIKSLNQAAQALVGYGADDLVGRPFRLLFAEDSRQMALDYLEDMAGQGKLSLFNQGREVECLTAQGGLVPVFMTLGLLTDEQPPLFCAVLRDLSPFKQAESDLVEARRAAERANAHKSDFLARVSHEIRTPLNAVIGFSEVMLEERFGPVGSERYRQYLRDIHTSGEHLMSLLNDLLDLSKIEAGRMELSFGEVDLNDVVQQCLAIMQPQASQARIIVRTSLPLSVPKVVSDVRSIRQVVLNLMSNAIKFTDAGGQIIVSTLYEPTGEVSLRVRDTGRGMTSADVELALEPFRQVPTTINQVITGTGLGLPLTKALVEANKAQFALESTPGEGTLAKVTFPSQRVLAE from the coding sequence GTGATCGGCAATCAGCCTGGCAGCGATGAGCTCGACGCGGCAGCCCGCGAACTGCTGGCAGACCATGGCGGCAGGCCAGCATGGGTGTTCTCCGCTGATGGCGATACACTGATCTGGGCAAACGATGATGGGCTTGCTTTGCTGCTTGCCGATAGCATGCAAACAGCGCGCGCTGCTGGCATCAAGCCCACCGTTCCAGCGACCCGCTCGCTTCAGGCTGTGGCGCGAACCCCGGTTCAAAGTGCTGGCCGCGGGCGCATTGAAATCTTGCGGATCAATACGGGTGGCCAACAGGAGACACTGGTTGCGACCTGCAAGCCGATCGAACTTGCTGGCCAGCGAGTCGTTCTTGCGCTCGGAAGTCTGCGCAACACACGATCTTTGAGGCAGACAGTTGCGCCGCCCACCGAGCCCCGCTCACGCGAGGTAGCGACTAACACTATCATGAACCCGAGACCATCGTCGGTTGATGCAGGGCGTCAGTTGCCAGAGCAATCAGTGCGAATTGATGCGCAGGGAAGACGCCACAGTGCTTCGGAGTTCGAATTCCAGCCTCGATCGCGTCCACATCGTTTTTCGTTCACCATCGAACTGGATGGACGCATCGCGGGCTTGTCCTCGGGCCTCGCGGACGCGGTGGGCGAGGATCGCGGGCTGAATGATGGTGAAACCGCCAGTCTGGCCGTCGCCGAACGCACGCTTGATGCGACACCTGCTTTAGTCCGGGCACTCGCAAATCGGCAGCGGTTCAGCGAACAGACTGTGCTTTGGCCCGTTACCAATACCTTGCTAGCCGTTCCGGTCCGACTATCAGGATTTGGCGAGGATGACGGTTCGCTGCGTGTCTTCGGTACGGTCTTGACCGCGAAAGCTCAAAGCGCGGTTTCCGCCGAGGCTGTCGCGGAACCTGCCGTCAAATCGGACACCGCAAATGTGGAGCCTGAGCCACCACTAGCGTCAGACGTTTCACCCATCGCCAATCCAGAAGAGACGATATTGGTCGATGCAACCAGCAACCAAACTGACGCATCAGGATTGCTGGATGCAGCCGCTGCCATTGTGAGTGGGTTTAAATCTGGCCTTTCCAAGACCGTTATGTCCGAGCAATCGGAAAGCCCAGGCTCGGCTATTGAGGCTCCCAATACTGACACTCCCACCACCGGTGATGCTTCCCAAGTCGCAGATCGTGATGGCCTGCCAGAGGTTGACGATGCACCATGGGATGGCTTGTCGGATGCGGACGGTGATCGCGTTGCCGAAGAACCAACTCTCCTTGAGCCCGCAGATGATGCAAGCGTTCCTGATCAGGTCTACCAAGAGCGCGTCGCCGCTGAGCAGCCGCCTGTTTTGACGAATATGGATCATGGAGCGACGGCGAGCGGTGGCCAGGTAGCCTTGGAGGGCGCAGACGCCGATGAGGTTAAAACCTCCGTCGCCTCGATCGAAGCGCCCGAGCCCAACACTGAAACACAGTCAGCTGCATCGGCGGTGGAGACCAACCCCAGCCTTTCGCGGCCCGAACGACTGACGTTTCAAGAAATCGCTCGGCGGCTCGGTGCCCGAATTACCGGTCGGGACGATAGCGAAAAGCCGCAGGAAGCCATCCCTACCAATATCGATGAAGTCGAAACGATGCCCGCGGAACAGGCCGACGTTCCTGCGCCTGAACGATTGCTGTCAACGTCCACGACTGCGTCGCCGTTTAGTGAAGAGCAAATTGGCGTTGGGACGTCAGACGAACAAGATGTCCTTGACACAGACCTGACGAATTCGACGCCGGGCGATGGGGATGCCGATATCTCCGAACCCGACGAGATTGATGATCTCGATGATCTGGTGGATGGCGATGAGGTCTTCGATGGCGAAGAACGCCGTACATCGCTTCCACCCCGCTTGCGCGTCGTTGACCGCAATACGACGCCTCAGGATGCCCTGCGGGCGGTTGAAGAAACCATCGGCCCACGAACAACCGGGCAGATCCTGCCATTCCGGGTTGTCGAAGGGACTGCGGAACGGCAGTTGCTGGATCGTATTCCCCTGGGGTTGATCGTCTACGCGGACGATAAGCTTCTGTACGCCAACAAGACCGCCCTCGACATGATCGGACTGCAGAGCATTGACGCTCTGCGCGCCTACAGCCGCGTGGAAAAACTGTTTGAGGGTGGAATGGCAGGGCGCGACGGCGCAATGACCCTTCTGCGTCTTGACGGAACGAAAACCCGGGTGACCGGTCGCCTACAGTCGATCCGCTGGGACAACCAACCGGCGGCGTTACTATCCATTCAAGATGCGCGCGGCGACCGATCCACTGCAGTGAGCATGCCGGCCACGGCAGCGCTCGCAAGCGCTGCGGATCAGCCAACTACAAGGGAAAGGTCCCAGGCCCTGCAGTTGGTACAGGCCCAGGTAGCCGAGCTTGAGGCAATCATCGACCTGGCCAGCGATGGGGTCGTGACGCTTGACAGAACCGGCGAGATAAAGAGTCTCAATCAAGCGGCTCAGGCGCTTGTCGGGTACGGTGCTGACGACCTTGTGGGTCGTCCATTCCGCTTGTTATTCGCCGAAGACAGCCGACAAATGGCTCTGGATTATCTGGAAGACATGGCTGGCCAGGGCAAACTCTCTCTGTTCAATCAAGGACGCGAGGTTGAGTGCCTGACAGCTCAAGGCGGGCTGGTTCCTGTCTTCATGACACTGGGTCTGCTGACGGACGAGCAGCCACCGCTTTTTTGCGCGGTCCTGCGCGACCTATCGCCCTTCAAGCAAGCGGAAAGCGATCTGGTTGAAGCACGGCGAGCTGCAGAACGCGCCAACGCGCACAAGAGTGACTTTCTGGCGCGTGTCAGTCATGAGATTCGCACACCGCTGAATGCGGTTATCGGTTTTTCCGAAGTCATGCTGGAAGAGCGCTTTGGCCCAGTAGGTTCGGAGCGCTACCGGCAGTATCTGCGCGACATTCACACCTCCGGCGAGCACCTAATGAGCTTGCTCAATGATCTGTTGGACCTGTCTAAGATCGAAGCCGGGCGAATGGAATTGTCATTCGGCGAGGTTGACCTCAATGACGTTGTTCAGCAGTGCCTCGCCATCATGCAGCCACAGGCTAGCCAAGCGCGCATTATCGTCCGCACATCGCTTCCACTTTCTGTGCCGAAGGTCGTGTCTGACGTCCGATCCATTCGCCAGGTCGTGCTGAACCTGATGTCGAACGCGATCAAATTTACCGATGCGGGCGGGCAGATCATCGTGTCGACCTTGTATGAACCAACGGGCGAAGTGTCCTTGCGCGTGCGCGACACCGGCCGCGGGATGACCTCAGCCGATGTTGAGCTTGCGCTTGAGCCCTTCCGCCAGGTTCCCACGACGATCAATCAAGTCATCACCGGTACGGGGCTTGGGTTACCGCTTACCAAGGCGCTCGTTGAAGCCAACAAAGCTCAGTTTGCGCTGGAATCAACGCCCGGCGAAGGGACGCTGGCGAAAGTAACCTTCCCGTCTCAACGCGTCCTGGCGGAATAA
- a CDS encoding extracellular solute-binding protein, producing the protein MAAPALAEGELNLYSSRHYDTDERLYSDFEEMTGITINRIEASADELITRIDAEGANSPADILMTVDAGRLWRADQLGLFQPYESDMLDERVPSYLRHPAGHWYGFSQRARVIFYDTNDVENPPMTYQDLADPAYEGMVCARSSSNIYMLSLMAGLVGHLGEDAAQEWGEAFYGNFAREPEGNDTAQLRALLSGECDIVVANTYYFGRIIRRLAEGNPVEGFEDQAAVDQIRWVFPNQEDIGTHVNISGAGIAANAPNPENAAKFLEYLASDQAQAYFSAGNDEYPAVMGTPISSSVASLGFFRQDTQNLSVLGENQTRAQEIWNEIGYP; encoded by the coding sequence ATGGCCGCCCCTGCACTCGCTGAAGGCGAGCTCAACCTCTATTCGTCGCGGCACTACGACACCGATGAGCGTTTATATTCCGACTTTGAGGAAATGACGGGCATCACGATCAATCGTATTGAAGCCAGCGCTGACGAGCTGATCACGCGTATTGATGCGGAAGGCGCCAACAGCCCCGCAGATATCCTGATGACGGTTGATGCGGGCCGGCTATGGCGTGCAGATCAGCTGGGTCTCTTCCAGCCTTATGAATCCGACATGCTTGATGAGCGCGTCCCGTCTTACCTTCGGCACCCTGCGGGCCACTGGTATGGGTTCTCGCAACGCGCACGCGTCATCTTCTACGACACGAATGATGTCGAAAATCCGCCGATGACCTACCAGGATCTTGCCGACCCGGCTTATGAAGGCATGGTCTGCGCACGCTCATCGTCCAACATCTATATGCTGTCTCTGATGGCTGGCCTTGTCGGTCACCTGGGCGAAGACGCTGCGCAGGAATGGGGCGAAGCATTTTACGGCAACTTTGCTCGCGAGCCGGAAGGCAACGACACCGCTCAGCTGCGCGCGCTGTTATCAGGTGAATGCGACATCGTTGTTGCCAACACCTACTATTTCGGCCGCATCATTCGCCGCCTGGCGGAGGGCAACCCAGTTGAGGGCTTTGAAGATCAGGCGGCTGTCGACCAGATCCGTTGGGTGTTCCCCAATCAGGAAGACATCGGGACACACGTGAACATCTCCGGTGCCGGCATTGCCGCAAACGCGCCAAACCCGGAGAACGCTGCGAAGTTCCTCGAGTATCTCGCTTCCGATCAGGCTCAGGCCTACTTCTCGGCAGGTAACGACGAGTATCCGGCTGTGATGGGTACACCTATCAGCTCATCGGTCGCTTCACTCGGGTTCTTCCGCCAGGATACGCAGAATCTCAGCGTTCTGGGTGAAAACCAAACGCGTGCACAGGAGATTTGGAACGAAATCGGCTATCCGTGA
- a CDS encoding SRPBCC domain-containing protein — MDRVDVIFKALGDETRRHLLDELRRKDGQTLSELEAVMSTHVSMTRFGIMKHLRVLEDASLVVTRKSGRFKHHFLNAVPLQEVIDRWIEPLIVKPAAKGMLDLKAALEGNSPMAPTSEAKPDFVMSTYIRCSQDALWDALTDAETNARWLHIECTCAREGDTLTYSFPDGSKMLVCKETHLDPKRRIESTFEPHWEGPAVALEASHFVYEIEVEDAHCKLTLEHFRIPAGQEDVADGWNRSVAGLKTLLETGSHVRFVEMGAIQ; from the coding sequence ATGGACCGCGTTGACGTGATCTTTAAGGCCCTGGGTGACGAAACCCGCCGCCACTTGCTCGATGAACTGCGCCGCAAAGATGGTCAGACGCTGAGCGAACTGGAGGCGGTCATGAGCACTCATGTTTCCATGACCCGGTTCGGAATCATGAAACATCTCAGGGTCCTAGAAGACGCATCACTGGTGGTGACCCGCAAGTCGGGACGTTTCAAGCACCACTTTCTCAATGCGGTTCCGCTTCAGGAGGTCATCGACCGCTGGATTGAGCCGTTGATCGTCAAACCGGCGGCCAAGGGGATGCTCGATCTCAAGGCCGCGCTTGAAGGGAACAGTCCAATGGCCCCCACATCAGAGGCTAAGCCGGACTTTGTCATGAGCACCTACATCAGGTGTTCACAGGATGCGTTGTGGGACGCTTTGACCGACGCTGAGACCAATGCACGCTGGCTCCACATCGAGTGCACCTGCGCTCGTGAGGGCGATACACTGACCTACAGCTTTCCTGATGGTTCGAAGATGCTGGTGTGCAAGGAAACACATCTCGATCCGAAGCGGCGCATTGAATCGACGTTTGAGCCGCACTGGGAGGGCCCGGCGGTTGCGCTCGAAGCCTCACACTTCGTCTACGAGATCGAAGTGGAAGATGCGCACTGCAAGCTGACGCTTGAGCACTTTAGAATTCCAGCTGGCCAGGAAGATGTCGCCGATGGTTGGAACCGCAGCGTTGCGGGACTGAAGACCCTTCTTGAGACGGGTTCTCACGTGCGCTTTGTCGAGATGGGGGCCATCCAATGA
- a CDS encoding MAPEG family protein, translating into MTLELWSLLGCSVLVASLWIPYIVGVNLHLPHTEAPGLRPPDTRLLPDWVQRANRAHINLVEQFAPFAALVLLSTLTGLSSPMIGWAAIAFLGLRIAHAIGYITARAQLPLRPIIFTGAWLCLCIIAFEIARLALMT; encoded by the coding sequence ATGACACTCGAGCTCTGGTCACTGCTTGGCTGTAGTGTGCTCGTGGCGAGCCTTTGGATACCGTATATCGTCGGGGTCAATCTTCACTTGCCGCACACCGAAGCGCCGGGGTTGCGGCCGCCCGATACACGGCTGCTTCCCGATTGGGTCCAGCGCGCCAACCGCGCCCATATCAATCTGGTGGAACAGTTCGCGCCGTTCGCCGCACTGGTCCTGCTATCGACTCTGACTGGACTATCAAGCCCTATGATCGGCTGGGCGGCTATCGCCTTTCTCGGGCTACGGATCGCGCATGCGATCGGCTACATCACCGCTAGGGCTCAGCTGCCGTTACGCCCGATCATCTTCACCGGAGCATGGTTATGCCTTTGCATCATCGCGTTCGAGATCGCGCGTCTCGCCCTGATGACCTAA
- a CDS encoding iron ABC transporter permease, whose amino-acid sequence MATQESSRPEPLGRRPAAGVLRSVLGDNPKLALSIMLATAILAMPLVVIVWSFVQPAAGQTLGGLIDTVLPGYVANSALLSVYVGLGVAIIGTGSAWLVSACDFPGRRVFEWLMVLPLAVPAYVMAYAYTEFLSHPGPVQTLLRDVTGSGPRDYWFPRIRSLEGAALMFTLVLYPYVYLLARTAFMTQSVAAFEAARVLGKTPWQAFQKVALPMARPAIVIGIALALMETLADYGTVAHFAVPTFTTGIYRSWFSMGDRIAAAQLAGALLLFVFVLIWIERIQRGRARYQTQRRTQPIQRFELRGGAATGAFCFCALPLVLGFVVPVWMLLDLAIGGGHSLFGPRYARFISNSFLLATSAAAITVVIALALSATQRLAKAPILAVAMRFAALGYAIPGSIVAVGILLPFAGFDNALDAFMRERFGVSTGLLLTGSIVGLLFAYTVRFLAVALAPVDSTFERITPHMDEAARVLGARKRRVFAAIHAPLLRGGILTGALIVFVDVMKELPATLILRPFNFETLATQAFRLASDERLAEAATPSLVIVAVGLLPVYLISRQIRKLGGNDPLALTDLGHQGETRDLERDDAKA is encoded by the coding sequence GTGGCGACCCAGGAATCATCTAGGCCAGAGCCTTTGGGCCGCCGGCCAGCGGCAGGGGTTTTGCGTTCCGTTCTGGGTGACAATCCCAAGCTGGCGCTGTCCATTATGCTCGCGACGGCGATCCTGGCGATGCCGCTCGTCGTGATCGTCTGGTCCTTTGTTCAGCCAGCCGCTGGGCAAACACTGGGCGGGCTGATTGATACGGTGCTGCCGGGGTATGTCGCAAACTCGGCGCTTCTGTCTGTCTATGTCGGGCTTGGTGTTGCGATCATCGGTACGGGCAGCGCTTGGCTGGTATCAGCCTGCGACTTTCCGGGGCGACGCGTATTTGAATGGCTGATGGTTTTGCCGTTGGCCGTACCTGCCTATGTGATGGCGTACGCCTACACCGAATTTCTGTCCCATCCCGGTCCTGTTCAAACGCTTCTGCGAGACGTCACTGGCTCGGGCCCGCGCGATTACTGGTTTCCGCGGATTCGCTCCCTTGAGGGCGCAGCTTTGATGTTCACGCTCGTGCTTTACCCATACGTCTACCTGCTTGCTCGGACGGCATTCATGACGCAGTCGGTGGCCGCATTCGAGGCGGCGCGCGTGCTGGGCAAGACGCCATGGCAGGCCTTTCAGAAGGTAGCGCTTCCCATGGCGAGACCAGCCATCGTGATTGGGATTGCGTTGGCGCTCATGGAGACACTGGCAGATTACGGCACTGTTGCGCATTTCGCCGTCCCAACCTTCACCACCGGTATCTATCGATCTTGGTTCTCGATGGGAGACAGGATTGCTGCGGCTCAGTTGGCAGGGGCGCTGCTTCTGTTTGTTTTCGTTTTGATCTGGATCGAACGCATCCAACGGGGACGCGCCCGCTACCAAACTCAACGTCGCACACAACCCATCCAGCGTTTTGAGCTTCGTGGAGGCGCTGCGACAGGCGCATTCTGTTTCTGTGCCCTTCCGTTGGTTCTGGGCTTCGTTGTACCCGTCTGGATGCTTCTCGATCTTGCAATCGGTGGGGGGCACAGTCTGTTCGGGCCACGTTACGCCCGCTTCATCAGCAACTCGTTTCTTCTCGCAACATCCGCTGCCGCAATAACGGTGGTAATCGCGCTCGCGCTATCTGCCACTCAACGGCTTGCAAAGGCACCCATCCTCGCGGTTGCAATGCGTTTTGCCGCGTTGGGATATGCCATACCGGGATCGATCGTCGCCGTTGGCATCCTGTTGCCATTCGCAGGCTTCGATAATGCCCTAGATGCCTTTATGCGAGAGCGCTTTGGCGTATCGACCGGCTTGTTGCTGACCGGCAGTATCGTTGGCCTTCTGTTTGCCTACACCGTCCGCTTTCTCGCCGTTGCGCTTGCGCCAGTCGACAGCACGTTTGAACGCATAACACCGCATATGGATGAGGCGGCCCGTGTTTTGGGCGCGCGCAAACGGCGGGTCTTCGCAGCCATTCATGCGCCCCTTCTGCGCGGCGGCATCCTCACCGGTGCACTGATCGTTTTTGTTGACGTGATGAAGGAGTTGCCTGCCACGTTGATCTTGCGGCCCTTCAACTTTGAGACGCTTGCCACTCAGGCTTTCAGGTTGGCTTCCGACGAGAGATTAGCCGAAGCGGCGACCCCGTCGCTGGTGATCGTCGCTGTCGGCCTTTTGCCAGTTTACCTCATCAGCCGCCAGATCAGAAAGCTGGGCGGCAATGATCCGCTTGCGCTGACGGATTTAGGTCATCAGGGCGAGACGCGCGATCTCGAACGCGATGATGCAAAGGCATAA
- a CDS encoding ABC transporter permease subunit produces MNRMSAFNVTSLTLGFAFLYLPILILVIYSFNDSRLVTVWGGFSTRWYGELFQNEGLMDAAWVTARVALVTATVATVLGTMAAVALVRFGRFGGRTVFSGMIYAPLVMPEVITGLSLLLLFVAMNFARGFWTVVIAHITFSMCYVAVVVQSRLITFDQSLEEAAQDLGCPPFKSFFLITLPVILPAVLAGWMLAFTLSLDDLVIASFATGPGATTLPIKIYSQIRLGVTPEINAICTILIGLVAFGILAASVASKHRLLRADAAG; encoded by the coding sequence ATGAACCGGATGAGCGCATTCAACGTTACTTCGCTGACCTTAGGGTTCGCGTTCCTATACCTGCCGATCCTGATCCTTGTCATCTACTCGTTCAACGACAGCCGGCTCGTCACGGTCTGGGGAGGCTTCTCAACGCGCTGGTACGGCGAATTGTTTCAAAATGAGGGCCTGATGGACGCAGCCTGGGTGACCGCGCGCGTTGCATTGGTGACCGCCACCGTTGCCACCGTTCTCGGCACCATGGCGGCAGTGGCTCTGGTCCGTTTTGGTCGGTTCGGGGGGCGCACCGTATTTTCCGGAATGATTTACGCGCCGCTTGTTATGCCCGAAGTAATCACCGGCCTTTCTCTGCTCCTGCTGTTCGTCGCCATGAATTTCGCACGCGGCTTCTGGACCGTGGTGATCGCGCACATCACGTTCTCCATGTGCTACGTCGCTGTTGTCGTGCAGTCGCGCCTGATCACGTTTGATCAGAGCCTCGAGGAAGCAGCTCAAGACCTCGGTTGTCCGCCTTTCAAGAGCTTCTTTCTGATCACGCTACCGGTCATCTTACCCGCCGTACTCGCAGGATGGATGCTTGCGTTCACACTGTCCTTGGATGATCTGGTCATCGCAAGCTTCGCGACCGGACCGGGGGCGACCACCTTACCCATCAAGATCTATTCGCAGATCAGGCTTGGTGTAACGCCTGAAATCAACGCGATCTGTACCATCTTGATCGGGCTAGTCGCCTTCGGAATTCTGGCGGCGTCCGTTGCGTCCAAGCATCGGCTGTTGCGTGCCGATGCGGCTGGTTAG